A region from the Geobacter benzoatilyticus genome encodes:
- the extM gene encoding selenite/tellurite reduction operon c-type cytochrome ExtM: MKLLLWLTDFPALLRRLRAVILVPFLLLAGCGAGGGENGSCLTCHRGIEHASPAHPRCVSCHGGNERARDKESAHREMFAPRNPSDPRSWEQSCGACHPWQLARVKGSLMQTNTGMIKNIQLTWEGEDGRLYGSRRENVHTADGKERQLAAVTELDNVSGELYRKFCSLCHVGIENSYAYDVGHSAGCAACHFPWNDTGTYAGGDLTMKGRGPASASHRMTGLPGNDVCFRCHNRSGRIALSYMGLNDGNTAQVPTRNGFPGPLLTSGNRSVTRITPDIHYAMGMDCIDCHTSRDIMGDGYAYENLYHQVEIRCEDCHGSGTELPRWREIVRENEAPVRESRQYRRQMRPGMRMIVTGKGRPYSNVFYENGQVRLVGKRSGRLYVSKVITGTPAHTVAGHDRLECYSCHSRAVVQCYGCHTNYDKGRTARDFVKDMDTLGLFTESEDYRMLYPFPLALNQRGKISPVTPGCQTFVTVTEMDGRVSKEGYVTTFKGKQQLRFAPFYSHNTGVKAIGCGECHANPAFLGFGQHEVEGRNIAATMLCPKNEEKPLDGFQTLEGGKVRAFSAVTREHSRPLNEAEVMKVWRANLCIVCHTRPDDPIYRKELDYRALDDALHRRILAVGGTRVAR; this comes from the coding sequence ATGAAGCTTCTTCTCTGGTTGACAGATTTTCCTGCCTTGCTCCGGCGGTTGCGGGCCGTCATTCTGGTGCCGTTTCTGCTGCTGGCGGGGTGCGGTGCCGGTGGGGGCGAGAACGGCTCGTGCCTCACGTGCCATCGCGGCATCGAGCATGCCTCGCCGGCCCATCCCCGCTGCGTTTCCTGCCACGGTGGAAACGAGCGTGCCCGCGACAAGGAATCCGCCCACCGCGAAATGTTCGCCCCCCGCAATCCGTCGGATCCCCGCTCCTGGGAGCAGAGCTGCGGTGCCTGCCACCCCTGGCAGCTTGCCCGGGTGAAGGGGAGTCTCATGCAGACCAACACCGGCATGATTAAGAACATTCAGCTCACCTGGGAGGGGGAGGACGGCAGGCTCTACGGCAGCCGCCGGGAAAATGTCCATACCGCCGACGGGAAGGAACGGCAGCTCGCCGCGGTGACGGAGCTGGACAATGTCTCCGGAGAGCTCTACCGCAAGTTCTGCTCCCTTTGCCATGTGGGCATCGAAAACAGTTATGCTTACGATGTGGGGCATTCGGCGGGGTGCGCCGCCTGCCACTTTCCCTGGAACGATACCGGCACTTACGCCGGCGGCGACCTGACCATGAAGGGGCGGGGGCCGGCCTCGGCTTCCCACCGGATGACGGGGCTTCCGGGCAACGACGTCTGCTTTCGGTGCCACAACCGGAGCGGCCGCATCGCCCTGTCGTACATGGGGCTCAATGACGGCAACACCGCCCAGGTGCCGACGCGAAACGGTTTTCCCGGCCCGCTTCTCACCAGCGGCAACCGGAGCGTCACCCGCATAACGCCGGACATCCACTATGCCATGGGGATGGACTGCATCGATTGCCATACATCCCGCGACATCATGGGTGACGGCTACGCCTACGAGAACCTCTACCACCAGGTGGAGATCCGCTGCGAGGATTGCCACGGCAGCGGCACCGAGCTTCCCCGCTGGCGGGAGATCGTCAGGGAGAACGAAGCCCCGGTGCGCGAGTCGCGGCAGTATCGGCGGCAGATGCGCCCCGGCATGCGGATGATCGTCACCGGCAAGGGGCGTCCCTACTCCAACGTTTTCTACGAAAACGGGCAGGTACGTCTTGTCGGCAAACGAAGCGGCCGCCTCTATGTCAGCAAGGTGATTACCGGCACCCCGGCCCACACCGTCGCCGGCCACGACAGGCTGGAGTGCTACAGCTGCCACTCCCGCGCGGTGGTCCAGTGTTACGGCTGCCATACGAACTATGACAAGGGCAGGACCGCCCGCGATTTCGTAAAGGATATGGATACCCTGGGGCTCTTTACCGAGTCCGAGGACTACCGGATGCTTTACCCCTTCCCCCTGGCCCTCAACCAGCGGGGGAAAATATCGCCGGTAACCCCCGGCTGCCAGACCTTCGTGACCGTCACCGAGATGGACGGGCGCGTGTCCAAAGAGGGGTATGTAACCACCTTCAAGGGTAAGCAGCAGCTGCGTTTTGCGCCCTTCTACTCCCACAACACCGGCGTGAAGGCCATCGGCTGCGGCGAGTGTCACGCAAACCCCGCCTTCCTGGGGTTCGGCCAGCATGAGGTGGAGGGGAGGAATATCGCTGCCACCATGCTCTGCCCCAAGAACGAGGAGAAGCCCCTGGACGGCTTCCAGACCCTGGAGGGGGGTAAGGTGCGGGCCTTTTCGGCCGTCACCAGGGAACATTCCCGCCCCCTTAACGAAGCGGAGGTTATGAAGGTATGGCGGGCAAACCTCTGCATCGTCTGCCATACCCGTCCCGACGACCCCATTTACCGCAAGGAGCTCGACTATCGTGCCCTGGATGATGCACTTCATCGCCGTATTCTGGCTGTCGGCGGCACTCGC
- the extKL gene encoding multiheme c-type cytochrome (seleno)protein ExtKL, translated as MKLAPLWVKLSAAAFVFCVASPVFAEKAGIGWQETIAAKSGKAKTMAELAKMYDSSSCIDCHQDTHDDWNKSIHARSIFGTSRTAATFKTAVINGLMEWPYSGVKKPEDVKVEHLMGCAKCHLPQLADAEDSVAKEIIATIDNWQDALKKKDNAKATAEADKLKSLNINCLICHNRNAITHKWTDGYPQQGVVYGSKEGDHPSDAFPKMKVSPIMSESIQCGQCHGLGPNMELDNPTQCCTSYGSYLWSYTAEGGSETCQDCHMKKSKLGHNMQSYRDPGMAKAAVEFKAEARAFHWRDGATIKPKAVVKVEMVNHAGHSIPDGUPTPNRLVLSVIAKTKDGEEVFNQEKIYMPVPQQLGRGDRMGRGPYEKSGIIEDTGLPPGKEVRERFDIFFPTEEVEDENGKWVTKPTASELDLEVKLWYLPFGTMNADPFLWHEFKQKVNISTTGK; from the coding sequence ATGAAGCTTGCACCTTTATGGGTAAAGCTATCGGCGGCGGCATTCGTTTTCTGTGTCGCTTCACCGGTCTTTGCCGAAAAGGCCGGCATCGGGTGGCAGGAAACCATTGCCGCCAAGTCGGGTAAGGCCAAGACCATGGCCGAGCTGGCTAAGATGTACGACTCAAGTTCCTGCATTGATTGTCACCAGGATACCCATGATGATTGGAACAAATCGATCCACGCCCGCTCCATCTTCGGCACCAGCCGGACTGCCGCCACTTTCAAGACCGCGGTGATTAACGGCCTGATGGAGTGGCCCTATTCGGGGGTCAAGAAACCTGAGGACGTGAAAGTCGAGCACCTGATGGGGTGTGCCAAGTGTCACCTGCCCCAGTTGGCTGATGCCGAAGACTCGGTGGCCAAGGAAATTATCGCCACTATCGATAACTGGCAGGATGCCCTCAAGAAAAAAGACAATGCAAAGGCCACTGCCGAGGCGGATAAGCTCAAGAGCCTCAATATCAACTGCCTGATCTGCCATAACCGCAACGCCATTACCCACAAGTGGACCGACGGTTATCCCCAGCAAGGTGTCGTGTATGGCTCCAAGGAAGGCGACCACCCGTCGGATGCCTTCCCGAAAATGAAGGTTAGCCCCATCATGAGCGAGTCGATCCAGTGCGGGCAGTGCCACGGCCTGGGTCCCAACATGGAGCTGGACAACCCGACCCAGTGCTGCACCAGCTACGGCAGTTATCTCTGGTCCTACACGGCCGAGGGTGGGAGCGAAACCTGCCAGGACTGCCACATGAAGAAGAGCAAGCTCGGCCACAACATGCAGAGCTACCGCGATCCGGGCATGGCCAAGGCTGCGGTTGAGTTCAAGGCCGAGGCGCGGGCGTTCCACTGGCGTGACGGCGCTACCATCAAGCCGAAGGCTGTGGTGAAGGTTGAGATGGTGAACCATGCCGGTCACTCCATCCCCGATGGCTGACCGACCCCCAACCGACTGGTTCTGTCGGTAATAGCAAAAACAAAAGACGGCGAAGAAGTGTTCAATCAGGAGAAGATTTACATGCCGGTTCCCCAGCAGCTTGGGCGTGGCGACCGGATGGGGCGCGGCCCCTATGAGAAGAGCGGCATAATCGAAGATACCGGGCTCCCGCCCGGCAAAGAAGTGCGCGAGCGGTTCGATATTTTTTTCCCCACCGAAGAGGTGGAGGATGAAAACGGCAAATGGGTCACCAAGCCCACTGCCAGCGAACTGGATCTGGAGGTCAAACTCTGGTATCTCCCCTTCGGCACCATGAATGCCGATCCGTTCCTGTGGCATGAGTTCAAGCAGAAGGTGAACATCAGTACCACCGGAAAATAG
- the extJ gene encoding selenite/tellurite reduction operon protein ExtJ, translating into MKKIMMSIAAALVALSMAAVAFASGSFSGKVTKIDGAKVTVKADKVPAWVKKGGSVSAMGGSPKVLDVKGDEVTLRFGKAKAEKIKADSTMQIHEAAGDELQGC; encoded by the coding sequence ATGAAAAAGATCATGATGTCCATCGCAGCGGCCCTTGTGGCACTTTCCATGGCAGCGGTCGCCTTTGCTTCGGGTTCCTTCTCCGGCAAGGTCACCAAGATTGACGGCGCCAAGGTTACCGTCAAGGCCGACAAAGTCCCCGCCTGGGTCAAGAAGGGTGGGAGCGTTTCCGCCATGGGCGGTTCTCCCAAGGTTCTCGATGTGAAAGGGGACGAAGTGACCCTCCGCTTCGGCAAGGCCAAAGCCGAAAAGATCAAGGCGGACAGCACCATGCAAATTCATGAGGCTGCCGGCGACGAGCTCCAGGGCTGCTAA